One genomic window of Dunckerocampus dactyliophorus isolate RoL2022-P2 chromosome 7, RoL_Ddac_1.1, whole genome shotgun sequence includes the following:
- the pik3r4 gene encoding phosphoinositide 3-kinase regulatory subunit 4 isoform X1, translated as MLEAPKLKREKCEIRNTISIEYIVERFDIWTGGGLWEVDCIGLGRRPIWARYDETGAPRPATNQKRYEELVAVERRELKCECNQTVPGAMGNQLAGIAPSQILSVDSYFSDIHDHEYDKSLGSTRFFKVARAKHREGLVVVKVFAIQDPSLPLTSYKQELEELKIRLHSCQNCLPFQKTALTEKAAILFRQYVRDNLYDRISTRPFLNNVEKRWLAFQILNAVDQAHKAGVRHGDIKTENVMVTSWNWVLLTDFASFKPTYLPEDNPADFNYFFDTSRRRTCYIAPERFVDGSMFTTESDQNTPLVDLTNNNQRSRGELKQAMDIFSAGCVIAELFTEGVPLFDLSQLLAYRKGHFQTEQVLEKIEDRSIRELVAQMVQREPERRLAAEDYLKQQRGKAFPDIFYTFLQPYMAQFAKETFQSADERVLIIRKDLDNILHNLRGTSCSPQEVDEGVASMKEQQGLIVLTSVITSCLQTLRSCDSKLAALELILHLAPRLGVDILLDRVVPYLLHFCNDPVPRVRAQAVRTLTKVLALVKEVPRNDVNIYPEYILPGIAHLAQDDATIVRLAYAENVAHLAESALRFLELVQENNVNTEHDASGEDVEETLHPNENYDSELQALHEMVQQKVVTLLSDSENVVKQSLMENGITRLCVFFGRQKANDVLLSHMITFLNDKNDWHLRGAFFDSIVGVAAYVGWQSSSILKPLLQQGLSDTEEFVIYKALNALMCMCQLGLLQKPHIYEFVADIAPFLCHPNLWIRYSAVGFVTVVAQHLNVADVYCKLMPHLNPFITQPIIQIDKELVLLSVLKEPLSRSIFDYALRSKDISSLFRHLLLRQKKRAGSIPECPPPEDPAIAQLLKKLLSQGMTEAEEDKLLALRDFMLKSNKAKANMGEQTHLGDAAQTGVIDLAMLGITGRQVDLAKPKGEVDDKRARKHIKQDSIMNEEWKSMFGSQEAATPPPTAADVPSNQTRKSTASPAVPVLQSVMSGPAYQRRINTCKAELQQLVQQKRDQCSAERMAKEIMESAEWESRPPPPGWHPKGLLVAHLHEHKAAVNRIRVSDEHAIFATASNDGTVKVWDSQKMEGKTTTTRSVFTYSRIGGHVKTLAFCQGSHYLAVASDNGSIQLLAVEANKPPKSPKVQPFQTRSLDLQEDGCAVDIHHFNSGAQSVLAYATVNGSLVGWDLRSNSNAWTLRHDLRLGLITSFSVDMHQCWLCLGTSSGTMACWDMRFQLPISNHTHPARARIRRLLMHPLYQSSVIAAVQGNNEVSMWDMETGDRKFTLWASSAPPLSELQPSPHSVHGIYCSPADGNPLLLTAGSDMRIRFWDLVYPERSYIVAGGANDSLHCPSVFYSRKIIEGTEVVQEIHSKQKSGATEDSPRRGPESLPVGHHDIITDIATFQTTQGFIVTSSRDGIIKVWK; from the exons GGGTGCAATGGGGAACCAGCTGGCAGGCATCGCCCCATCACAGATCTTGTCCGTGGACAGCTACTTCTCGGACATCCACGACCACGAGTATGACAAGAGTCTGGGCAGCACGCGCTTCTTCAAGGTTGCTCGAGCCAAACACCGTGAGGGCCTGGTGGTAGTAAAGGTTTTCGCCATCCAGGACCCTTCTCTGCCGCTAACCAGCTACAAGCAGGAACTGGAGGAGCTGAAGATCCGCCTGCACTCCTGCCAGAACTGCCTGCCCTTCCAGAAGACCGCCCTGACGGAGAAGGCTGCCATTTTGTTTCGCCAGTATGTCCGGGACAACCTTTATGACCGCATCAGCACCCGGCCTTTCCTCAACAATGTGGAGAAGCGCTGGCTGGCCTTCCAGATCCTCAATGCTGTAGACCAGGCACACAAGGCTGGTGTGCGCCACGGCGACATAAAGACTGAGAATGTAATGGTGACCAGCTGGAACTGGGTGCTGCTCACCGACTTTGCCAGCTTCAAGCCCACCTACCTGCCCGAAGACAACCCCGCTGACTTCAACTACTTCTTTGACACGTCCAGGCGCAGGACGTGCTACATTGCGCCCGAGCGCTTTGTGGATGGCAGCATGTTTACCACGGAGAGTGACCAGAACACGCCTCTGGTGGACCTGACAAACAACAACCAGAGGAGCAGAGGAGAGCTCAAGCAGGCCATGGACATCTTCTCTGCAG GCTGCGTGATCGCTGAGCTGTTCACAGAAGGCGTCCCGCTTTTCGACCTGTCCCAGCTCCTGGCATACCGTAAAGGTCATTTCCAGACTGAGCAAGTCCTGGAGAAGATCGAGGACCGCAGCATCCGAGAGCTG GTGGCTCAGATGGTTCAGAGGGAACCGGAGCGGCGCCTGGCGGCAGAGGACTACCTGAAGCAGCAGAGAGGCAAAGCATTCCCCGACATCTTCTACACCTTCCTGCAGCCTTACATGGCGCAGTTTGCCAAAGAGACCTTCCAGTCGGCTGACGAGCGGGTGCTCATTATCCGCAAGGACCTGGACAACATCCTTCACAACCTGAGAG GCACGTCATGTTCCCCTCAGGAGGTTGACGAGGGTGTTGCGAGCATGAAGGAGCAGCAGGGCCTCATTGTGCTGACGTCCGTCATCACTTCCTgcctgcagacgctgcgctcaTGCGACTCCAAGCTGGCAGCACTCGAGCTCATCCTCCACTTGGCGCCGCGGTTGGGTGTCGACATCCTGCTGGACCGCGTTGTGCCGTACCTGCTGCACTTCTGCAACGATCCTGTACCGCGTGTGCGTGCCCAGGCTGTGCGCACTCTCACCAAAGTGTTGGCGCTGGTCAAGGAGGTACCACGCAACGACGTCAACATCTACCCAGAGTACATCCTGCCTGGCATCGCCCACCTCGCTCAGGACGACGCCACCATCGTCCGTCTGGCCTACGCAG AGAATGTGGCGCACCTGGCAGAGAGCGCACTCCGCTTCTTGGAGTTGGTCCAGGAAAACAACGTGAACACAGAGCACGATGCCAGTGGCGAGGACGTCGAGGAAACGCTGCACCCCAATGAGAACTATGACTCGG agcTGCAGGCGCTTCACGAGATGGTGCAGCAGAAGGTGGTGACGCTGCTGAGCGACTCTGAGAACGTGGTGAAACAGTCGCTGATGGAGAACGGCATCACGCGACTCTGCGTCTTCTTCGGGCGCCAGAAGGCCAATGACGTGCTGCTGTCACACATGATCACCTTCCTCAACGACAAGAACGACTGGCACCTTCGGGGCGCCTTCTTTGACAGCATCGTTG GTGTGGCGGCGTATGTGGGCTGGCAGAGCTCGTCCATCTTGAAGCCGCTCCTCCAGCAGGGCCTGAGCGACACAGAGGAGTTTGTCATCTATAAAGCTCTGAACGCGCTCATGTGCATGTGCCAGCTGGGTCTGCTGCAGAAACCTCACATCTACGAGTTTGTCGCCGACATTG CGCCGTTTCTGTGTCACCCCAACCTGTGGATCCGTTACAGCGCGGTGGGCTTCGTCACAGTGGTCGCTCAGCACCTCAACGTGGCCGATGTCTACTGCAAGCTGATGCCACACCTCAACCCGTTCATCACGCAGCCCATCATCCAG ATCGACAAGGAGCTGGTGCTGCTGAGCGTCCTGAAGGAGCCACTGAGCCGCTCCATCTTTGACTACGCGCTTCGCTCCAAAGACATCTCCAGCCTCTTTCGCCACCTGCTGCTGCGGCAGAAGAAGCGTGCAGGATCCATCCCAGAATGTCCCCCTCCCGAAGACCCAGCCATTGCTCAGCTCCTCAAGAAGCTGCTCTCACAG GGAATGACAGAGGCGGAGGAGGACAAGCTACTGGCGCTGCGAGACTTCATGCTGAAGTCCAACAAGGCCAAAGCCAACATGGGCGAGCAGACTCACCTGGGGGACGCTGCCCAGACAGGAGTCATTGACCTGGCCATGCTCGGCATCACCGGGCGTCAAGTGGACCTGGCTAAGCCCAAAGGCGAGGTTGACGACAAGCGAG CGAGGAAGCACATCAAGCAGGACTCCATCATGAACGAGGAGTGGAAGAGTATGTTTGGATCTCAAGAGGCCGCCACACCACCCCCCACG GCGGCTGACGTGCCCTCGAATCAGACACGGAAGAGCACCGCGTCCCCAGCAGTCCCCGTGCTCCAGTCGGTGATGAGTGGCCCCGCCTACCAACGGCGCATTAACACATGCAAGGCAGAGCTTCAGCAGCTGGTGCAGCAGAAGCGAGACCAATGCAGCGCAGAGCGCATGGCCAAAGAAATCATGGAGAGCGCCGAGTGGGAGAGTCGACCTCCGCCTCCCG GTTGGCACCCTAAGGGGCTGCTGGTCGCCCACCTCCACGAACACAAAGCTGCCGTCAATCGCATCAGAGTCTCGGACGAACACGCCATCTTCGCCACGGCGTCCAATGACGGCACGGTCAAAGTGTGGGACAGTCAAAAGATGGAGGGAAAGACCACCACAACAAGGTCGGTGTTCACCTACTCACGTATTGGCGGTCACGTCAAGACGTTGGCCTTCTGTCAGGGATCGCATTACTTGGCCGTGGCGTCAGACAATGGATCCATCCAGCTGCTTGCGGTGGAAGCCAACAAACCACCAAAGTCCCCCAAAGTCCAACCCTTTCAGACTAG GTCTCTGGACCTCCAGGAGGATGGCTGTGCAGTGGACATCCACCATTTCAACTCCGGCGCTCAGAGCGTGCTGGCGTACGCCACTGTCAACGGCTCGCTGGTTGGTTGGGACCTTCGCTCCAACTCCAACGCCTGGACGCTTCGCCATGACCTCCGCCTGGGACTCATCACCTCCTTCAGCGTGGACATGCACCAGTGCTGGCTTTGTCTCG GGACGAGCAGCGGCACCATGGCGTGCTGGGACATGCGTTTCCAGCTCCCCATCTCTAACCACACCCACCCCGCACGTGCACGAATCAGACGGTTACTCATGCACCCGCTCTACCAGTCGTCTGTCATCGCAG CCGTCCAGGGCAACAATGAAGTGTCCATGTGGGACATGGAGACAGGAGACCGCAAGTTCACGCTGTGGGCCAGTTCAGCGCCGCCACTGTCTGAGTTGCAG CCCTCTCCTCACAGTGTGCACGGCATCTACTGCAGTCCGGCTGACGGGAACCCGCTCCTCCTGACGGCCGGCTCCGACATGCGGATCAG GTTCTGGGATTTGGTGTACCCGGAGAGGTCGTACATCGTGGCAGGCGGAGCCAACGATTCATTGCACTGCCCGTCCGTCTTTTATAGCAGGAAGATCATTGAAGGAACCGAAGTGGTGCAG GAGATCCACAGCAAACAGAAGAGCGGCGCCACGGAGGACTCGCCACGTCGCGGCCCCGAGTCGCTGCCCGTGGGACACCATGACATCATCACTGACATCGCCACCTTCCAGACCACACAAGGCTTCATTGTCACCTCATCACGAGACGGCATCATAAAAGTGTggaagtga
- the pik3r4 gene encoding phosphoinositide 3-kinase regulatory subunit 4 isoform X2, which translates to MLEAPKLKREKCEIRNTISIEYIVERFDIWTGGGLWEVDCIGLGRRPIWARYDETGAPRPATNQKRYEELVAVERRELKCECNQTVPGAMGNQLAGIAPSQILSVDSYFSDIHDHEYDKSLGSTRFFKVARAKHREGLVVVKVFAIQDPSLPLTSYKQELEELKIRLHSCQNCLPFQKTALTEKAAILFRQYVRDNLYDRISTRPFLNNVEKRWLAFQILNAVDQAHKAGVRHGDIKTENVMVTSWNWVLLTDFASFKPTYLPEDNPADFNYFFDTSRRRTCYIAPERFVDGSMFTTESDQNTPLVDLTNNNQRSRGELKQAMDIFSAGCVIAELFTEGVPLFDLSQLLAYRKGHFQTEQVLEKIEDRSIRELVAQMVQREPERRLAAEDYLKQQRGKAFPDIFYTFLQPYMAQFAKETFQSADERVLIIRKDLDNILHNLRGTSCSPQEVDEGVASMKEQQGLIVLTSVITSCLQTLRSCDSKLAALELILHLAPRLGVDILLDRVVPYLLHFCNDPVPRVRAQAVRTLTKVLALVKEVPRNDVNIYPEYILPGIAHLAQDDATIVRLAYAENVAHLAESALRFLELVQENNVNTEHDASGEDVEETLHPNENYDSELQALHEMVQQKVVTLLSDSENVVKQSLMENGITRLCVFFGRQKANDVLLSHMITFLNDKNDWHLRGAFFDSIVGVAAYVGWQSSSILKPLLQQGLSDTEEFVIYKALNALMCMCQLGLLQKPHIYEFVADIAPFLCHPNLWIRYSAVGFVTVVAQHLNVADVYCKLMPHLNPFITQPIIQIDKELVLLSVLKEPLSRSIFDYALRSKDISSLFRHLLLRQKKRAGSIPECPPPEDPAIAQLLKKLLSQGMTEAEEDKLLALRDFMLKSNKAKANMGEQTHLGDAAQTGVIDLAMLGITGRQVDLAKPKGEVDDKRARKHIKQDSIMNEEWKSMFGSQEAATPPPTAADVPSNQTRKSTASPAVPVLQSVMSGPAYQRRINTCKAELQQLVQQKRDQCSAERMAKEIMESAEWESRPPPPGWHPKGLLVAHLHEHKAAVNRIRVSDEHAIFATASNDGTVKVWDSQKMEGKTTTTRDRITWPWRQTMDPSSCLRWKPTNHQSPPKSNPFRLGLWTSRRMAVQWTSTISTPALRACWRTPLSTARWLVGTFAPTPTPGRFAMTSAWDSSPPSAWTCTSAGFVSGRAAAPWRAGTCVSSSPSLTTPTPHVHESDGYSCTRSTSRLSSQPSRATMKCPCGTWRQETASSRCGPVQRRHCLSCSPLLTVCTASTAVRLTGTRSS; encoded by the exons GGGTGCAATGGGGAACCAGCTGGCAGGCATCGCCCCATCACAGATCTTGTCCGTGGACAGCTACTTCTCGGACATCCACGACCACGAGTATGACAAGAGTCTGGGCAGCACGCGCTTCTTCAAGGTTGCTCGAGCCAAACACCGTGAGGGCCTGGTGGTAGTAAAGGTTTTCGCCATCCAGGACCCTTCTCTGCCGCTAACCAGCTACAAGCAGGAACTGGAGGAGCTGAAGATCCGCCTGCACTCCTGCCAGAACTGCCTGCCCTTCCAGAAGACCGCCCTGACGGAGAAGGCTGCCATTTTGTTTCGCCAGTATGTCCGGGACAACCTTTATGACCGCATCAGCACCCGGCCTTTCCTCAACAATGTGGAGAAGCGCTGGCTGGCCTTCCAGATCCTCAATGCTGTAGACCAGGCACACAAGGCTGGTGTGCGCCACGGCGACATAAAGACTGAGAATGTAATGGTGACCAGCTGGAACTGGGTGCTGCTCACCGACTTTGCCAGCTTCAAGCCCACCTACCTGCCCGAAGACAACCCCGCTGACTTCAACTACTTCTTTGACACGTCCAGGCGCAGGACGTGCTACATTGCGCCCGAGCGCTTTGTGGATGGCAGCATGTTTACCACGGAGAGTGACCAGAACACGCCTCTGGTGGACCTGACAAACAACAACCAGAGGAGCAGAGGAGAGCTCAAGCAGGCCATGGACATCTTCTCTGCAG GCTGCGTGATCGCTGAGCTGTTCACAGAAGGCGTCCCGCTTTTCGACCTGTCCCAGCTCCTGGCATACCGTAAAGGTCATTTCCAGACTGAGCAAGTCCTGGAGAAGATCGAGGACCGCAGCATCCGAGAGCTG GTGGCTCAGATGGTTCAGAGGGAACCGGAGCGGCGCCTGGCGGCAGAGGACTACCTGAAGCAGCAGAGAGGCAAAGCATTCCCCGACATCTTCTACACCTTCCTGCAGCCTTACATGGCGCAGTTTGCCAAAGAGACCTTCCAGTCGGCTGACGAGCGGGTGCTCATTATCCGCAAGGACCTGGACAACATCCTTCACAACCTGAGAG GCACGTCATGTTCCCCTCAGGAGGTTGACGAGGGTGTTGCGAGCATGAAGGAGCAGCAGGGCCTCATTGTGCTGACGTCCGTCATCACTTCCTgcctgcagacgctgcgctcaTGCGACTCCAAGCTGGCAGCACTCGAGCTCATCCTCCACTTGGCGCCGCGGTTGGGTGTCGACATCCTGCTGGACCGCGTTGTGCCGTACCTGCTGCACTTCTGCAACGATCCTGTACCGCGTGTGCGTGCCCAGGCTGTGCGCACTCTCACCAAAGTGTTGGCGCTGGTCAAGGAGGTACCACGCAACGACGTCAACATCTACCCAGAGTACATCCTGCCTGGCATCGCCCACCTCGCTCAGGACGACGCCACCATCGTCCGTCTGGCCTACGCAG AGAATGTGGCGCACCTGGCAGAGAGCGCACTCCGCTTCTTGGAGTTGGTCCAGGAAAACAACGTGAACACAGAGCACGATGCCAGTGGCGAGGACGTCGAGGAAACGCTGCACCCCAATGAGAACTATGACTCGG agcTGCAGGCGCTTCACGAGATGGTGCAGCAGAAGGTGGTGACGCTGCTGAGCGACTCTGAGAACGTGGTGAAACAGTCGCTGATGGAGAACGGCATCACGCGACTCTGCGTCTTCTTCGGGCGCCAGAAGGCCAATGACGTGCTGCTGTCACACATGATCACCTTCCTCAACGACAAGAACGACTGGCACCTTCGGGGCGCCTTCTTTGACAGCATCGTTG GTGTGGCGGCGTATGTGGGCTGGCAGAGCTCGTCCATCTTGAAGCCGCTCCTCCAGCAGGGCCTGAGCGACACAGAGGAGTTTGTCATCTATAAAGCTCTGAACGCGCTCATGTGCATGTGCCAGCTGGGTCTGCTGCAGAAACCTCACATCTACGAGTTTGTCGCCGACATTG CGCCGTTTCTGTGTCACCCCAACCTGTGGATCCGTTACAGCGCGGTGGGCTTCGTCACAGTGGTCGCTCAGCACCTCAACGTGGCCGATGTCTACTGCAAGCTGATGCCACACCTCAACCCGTTCATCACGCAGCCCATCATCCAG ATCGACAAGGAGCTGGTGCTGCTGAGCGTCCTGAAGGAGCCACTGAGCCGCTCCATCTTTGACTACGCGCTTCGCTCCAAAGACATCTCCAGCCTCTTTCGCCACCTGCTGCTGCGGCAGAAGAAGCGTGCAGGATCCATCCCAGAATGTCCCCCTCCCGAAGACCCAGCCATTGCTCAGCTCCTCAAGAAGCTGCTCTCACAG GGAATGACAGAGGCGGAGGAGGACAAGCTACTGGCGCTGCGAGACTTCATGCTGAAGTCCAACAAGGCCAAAGCCAACATGGGCGAGCAGACTCACCTGGGGGACGCTGCCCAGACAGGAGTCATTGACCTGGCCATGCTCGGCATCACCGGGCGTCAAGTGGACCTGGCTAAGCCCAAAGGCGAGGTTGACGACAAGCGAG CGAGGAAGCACATCAAGCAGGACTCCATCATGAACGAGGAGTGGAAGAGTATGTTTGGATCTCAAGAGGCCGCCACACCACCCCCCACG GCGGCTGACGTGCCCTCGAATCAGACACGGAAGAGCACCGCGTCCCCAGCAGTCCCCGTGCTCCAGTCGGTGATGAGTGGCCCCGCCTACCAACGGCGCATTAACACATGCAAGGCAGAGCTTCAGCAGCTGGTGCAGCAGAAGCGAGACCAATGCAGCGCAGAGCGCATGGCCAAAGAAATCATGGAGAGCGCCGAGTGGGAGAGTCGACCTCCGCCTCCCG GTTGGCACCCTAAGGGGCTGCTGGTCGCCCACCTCCACGAACACAAAGCTGCCGTCAATCGCATCAGAGTCTCGGACGAACACGCCATCTTCGCCACGGCGTCCAATGACGGCACGGTCAAAGTGTGGGACAGTCAAAAGATGGAGGGAAAGACCACCACAACAAG GGATCGCATTACTTGGCCGTGGCGTCAGACAATGGATCCATCCAGCTGCTTGCGGTGGAAGCCAACAAACCACCAAAGTCCCCCAAAGTCCAACCCTTTCAGACTAG GTCTCTGGACCTCCAGGAGGATGGCTGTGCAGTGGACATCCACCATTTCAACTCCGGCGCTCAGAGCGTGCTGGCGTACGCCACTGTCAACGGCTCGCTGGTTGGTTGGGACCTTCGCTCCAACTCCAACGCCTGGACGCTTCGCCATGACCTCCGCCTGGGACTCATCACCTCCTTCAGCGTGGACATGCACCAGTGCTGGCTTTGTCTCG GGACGAGCAGCGGCACCATGGCGTGCTGGGACATGCGTTTCCAGCTCCCCATCTCTAACCACACCCACCCCGCACGTGCACGAATCAGACGGTTACTCATGCACCCGCTCTACCAGTCGTCTGTCATCGCAG CCGTCCAGGGCAACAATGAAGTGTCCATGTGGGACATGGAGACAGGAGACCGCAAGTTCACGCTGTGGGCCAGTTCAGCGCCGCCACTGTCTGAGTTGCAG CCCTCTCCTCACAGTGTGCACGGCATCTACTGCAGTCCGGCTGACGGGAACCCGCTCCTCCTGA